One stretch of Oncorhynchus keta strain PuntledgeMale-10-30-2019 chromosome 16, Oket_V2, whole genome shotgun sequence DNA includes these proteins:
- the LOC118395412 gene encoding endonuclease domain-containing 1 protein-like: MVTLSLLSLCLLSLLGARGEVAPNFANCKDSFFRNTPVSGLNIALPTPLEPNPEDLQNPEKCLSAYNAASPAYICQRNGNHYYFATLYDRGRRIPLYSAYEMDIEGVPGREGSIVYYEPQLVHPDLPPQQMDKKGSLLEIKKYNQNIGCSERSPQYRQNYKLGWSQALDDNFGSYDRGHLNPAGHHKEDASKATMTHTNVAPQDGKMNKGPWNQYEKKLKEVLSEGCSKMYVVTGVVPSSMWVDQNKRVNVPSHYWNAYCCTDNNDKPLKSGGALGPNTDHSVVTEYNSVTVLETELRGLLNVDNNFNIFNGC; the protein is encoded by the exons ATGGTGACTCTGTCCCTCTTGTCCCTCTGTCTGCTCTCTTTGTTGGGGGCCAGAGGGGAAGTGGCTCCAAATTTCGCCAACTGCAAAGATTCTTTCTTCAGAAATACGCCAGTGTCCGGTCTGAATATAGCTCTCCCCACTCCACTCGAGCCCAACCCAGAGGACTTACAGAATCCCGAGAAATGTCTCTCTGCTTACAATGCTGCCTCTCCTGCATACATTTGTCAGAGAAACGGTAACCACTATTACTTTGCCACTCTGTATGACCGTGGCAGGAGGATCCCTCTGTACTCTGCCTATGAAATGGATATCGAAGGGGTCCCTGGCAGAGAGGGGTCCATAGTTTATTATGAACCACAG CTTGTGCATCCTGACCTACCACCACAGCAAATGGATAAGAAAGGATCATTGCTTGAGATCAAGAAATACAACCAAAACATTGGCTGCAGTGAACGCTCTCCACAATACCGACAGAACTACAAGCTGGGCTGGAGTCAGGCTCTCGATGACAACTTTGGCTCATATGACCGCGGGCACCTAAACCCCGCAGGACACCATAAAGAAGATGCCTCCAAAGCCACCATGACCCATACCAACGTAGCTCCGCAAGATGGGAAGATGAACAAAGGGCCGTGGAACCAGTACGAGAAGAAGCTGAAGGAAGTTTTGAGTGAAGGCTGTAGTAAGATGTATGTGGTGACTGGGGTGGTCCCAAGCAGCATGTGGGTAGACCAGAACAAGCGAGTCAATGTTCCGAGTCACTACTGGAATGCCTACTGCTGCACCGACAACAATGACAAACCTCTCAAGTCTGGAGGTGCCTTGGGTCCTAACACAGATCACAGTGTTGTTACAGAGTATAACTCTGTAACAGTCCTTGAGACTGAGCTTAGAGGGCTACTGAATGTTGACAACAATTTCAACATTTTTAATGGTTGTTAG